One genomic window of Dermacentor andersoni chromosome 8, qqDerAnde1_hic_scaffold, whole genome shotgun sequence includes the following:
- the LOC126529027 gene encoding VPS35 endosomal protein-sorting factor-like: MTITWESRVINYEAERKERRGILEEVSDHPLRSNVITEQRRLTPVERLRPSTTSWGGPDPLSISDGADPLSAMASEQPDLDVPSSSAAEEGRRQVVSPRFEPWENKKAAILAKYSTAEKLSIATSFLSGGEKVVVKTQSSVTDKVKNRLEQLDDFEEGSVREMLNLSQQEYTTRIEELHQALRQAWDQDQRVRALKIAIQCSKLLVDTSVVQFYPSKFVLITDILDNFGQLVYQRIHSKAEYLKPGSKVPVPLPADFTPDQVPESAKETCRNWFFKIASVRELIPRFYVETAILRCCSFLTRREYSGVLLRLTGTICGIGDPLVAAYARCYLCRVGMSVAPEVHEHVLENFWQFLLTYPQLERPVVQQLLRQQKLDLSTYLTLYCPALDWILQCVAHGASEDLLDQVLARCKAQCNSALLLNSIMTAFRPEFVANRALEFVSLMRDCDDASFPKHVLLRTLGLCLVLADPPEDQRVQVLNQAWKAIAKLRSPADYLSCVEVWIEFPCKHFTVREVDILLGALVRHLMPDRAYEQHPQQLARIVERLLQHVTDFGRLCAMEHFLPLLDLLPREGDARVRGCKAVMAAFLAQQREPTRDPLVLHALMHVGQALHASLNALALEDERRHIGQLLCGFLQRVGFGRDFEQQLAFYVDARAAFSALDPVLVQLVQDVNLLAMRTRQVVKGHHTRKTAAFVRACAAYCFITIPSLSSVQSRLELYLLSGQTAYLNQCLSQGDAFLQAAIELLPELPPFVEPEGGGTVAQRTSTEPFLVSYASSLLSTLLIVPDHPDHEPVRLLRGLLQVLHERPASTWTSSGGDGRARIFLNALNLLVALGQEHYLYHLDKVDSNDALYGGDPKFRAQLEQLCTSVLDQLLAHLRALGESGHVERQARLALELLQRIVIGANLERRPLFSLAVSLWSLAHRNAALDHRASVRCLEFVKKRASRAGNKGPYAELATKLQIPSPV, from the exons ATGACAATAACTTG GGAGAGCAGAGTGATCAACTATGAGGCAGAGCGCAAGGAACGCCGAGGTATTCTCGAGGAAGTTTCAGACCACCCGCTGAGGTCAAATGTCATCACG GAGCAGCGGCGGCTGACTCCGGTGGAGCGGTTGCGTCCATCCACCACATCGTGGGGCGGTCCTGACCCACTGTCTATCAGTGATGGTGCCGACCCCTTGTCTGCCATGGCCAGTGAACAGCCG GACCTGGACGTGCCAAGTTCTTCTGCAGCCGAGGAGGGTCGTAGGCAGGTGGTCTCGCCGCGTTTCGAACCGTGGGAGAACAAGAAGGCTGCCATACTGGCCAAGTACTCAACTGCCGAGAAGCTTTCCATAGCCACAAGCTTCCTCTCGGGTGGTGAGAAAG TGGTGGTGAAGACGCAAAGTTCCGTCACGGACAAGGTCAAGAACCGGCTCGAGCAGTTGGATGACTTCGAAGAG GGTTCGGTGCGGGAGATGTTGAACCTGTCTCAGCAGGAGTACACCACACGCATCGAGGAGCTGCATCAGGCCCTACGCCAAGCGTGGGACCAGGACCAGCGTGTGCGCGCACTGAAGATTGCCATTCAG TGCTCAAAACTTCTGGTGGACACGTCGGTGGTGCAGTTCTACCCGAGCAAGtttgtcctcatcaccgacatcCTGGACAACTTTG GCCAGTTGGTGTACCAGCGGATCCACTCCAAGGCCGAGTACCTCAAGCCTGGAAGCAAGGTGCCCGTCCCCCTGCCTG CGGACTTCACGCCAGACCAGGTGCCCGAGTCTGCCAAGGAGACCTGTCGCAACTGGTTCTTCAAGATAGCCTCGGTGCGGGAGCTCATCCCCCGCTTCTACGTGGAGACGGCCATCCTTCGCTGCTGCAGCTTCCTCACCCGCAG gGAATATTCGGGGGTGCTGCTTCGGCTGACGGGCACAATCTGTGGTATCGGCGATCCCCTGGTAGCTGCTTACGCGCGGTGCTATCTCTGCAGG GTTGGCATGTCGGTTGCCCCGGAGGTCCACGAGCATGTCCTCGAGAATTTCTGGCAGTTCCTTCTCACCTATCCTCAG CTCGAGCGCCCGGTAGTGCAGCAGCTGCTGAGGCAGCAGAAGCTGGACCTCTCCACCTACCTGACGCTGTACTGCCCAGCGCTGGACTGGATCCTGCAGTGCGTTGCCCACGGGGCCTCTGAGGATCTGCTGGACCAGGTGCTGGCACGCTGCAAGGCGCAGTGCAACAGTGCCCTGCTGCTCAACTCCATCATGACTGCCTTCCGGCCCGAGTTTGTGGCCAATCGGGCCCTTGAGTTCGTCAGCCTCATGAGGGACTGCGATGACGCCTCGTTCCCCAAG CATGTGCTGCTGCGCACGCTGGGGCTGTGCCTGGTGTTGGCCGACCCACCCGAGGACCAGCGCGTACAAGTGCTCAACCAGGCATGGAAGGCCATTGCCAAGCTGCGCAGTCCTGCC GACTATCTGAGCTGCGTCGAGGTGTGGATCGAGTTCCCCTGCAAGCACTTCACG GTGCGTGAGGTGGATATCCTGCTGGGTGCCCTGGTGCGTCACCTGATGCCCGACCGAGCGTACGAGCAGCACCCTCAGCAGCTGGCGCGCATTGTCGAGCGGCTGCTGCAGCACGTCACAGACTTCGGCCGGCTCTGCGCCATGGAGCACTTCCTGCCCCTGTTGGACCTGCTGCCTCGCGAGGGAGACGCCCGGGTCCGGGGCTGCAAGGCCGTCATGGCCGCCTTCCTAGCCCAGCAGCGAGAGCCCACCCGCGACCCCCTGGTCCTGCACGCGCTGATGCATGTCGGGCAGGCCCTGCATGCCTCGCTGAACGCACTCGCCCTGGAGGACGAGCGTCGTCACATCGGACAGCTGTTGTGCGGCTTCCTGCAGCGGGTCGGCTTTGGGCGCGACTTCGAGCAGCAGCTGGCCTTTTATGTAGACGCCCGGGCCGCGTTCAGTGCGCTCGACCCCGTGCTCGTGCAGCTGGTGCAG GACGTTAACCTGCTGGCCATGCGTACTCGTCAGGTGGTCAAGGGCCACCACACCCGCAAGACAGCTGCCTTTGTTCGG GCGTGTGCAGCCTATTGCTTCATCACGATCCCGTCCCTGAGCAGTGTACAGTCACGGCTGGAGCTCTACCTTCTCTCGGGACAGACAGCATATCTCAACCAATGCCTCTCGCAAG GTGATGCCTTCTTGCAAGCAGCCATCGAGCTCCTTCCAGAGCTGCCGCCCTTTGTGGAGCCCGAAGGGGGTGGCACGGTGGCACAGCGAACGAGCACCGAGCCCTTCCTGGTGTCTTATGCAAGCAGCCTGCTGTCGACGCTGCTGATTGTGCCGGACCATCCGGACCACGAGCCGGTGCGGCTGCTGCGGGGCCTGCTCCAGGTGCTGCACGAGCGGCCGGCCTCCACGTGGACCAGCTCGGGGGGCGACGGCCGGGCCCGCATCTTTCTCAACGCGCTCAACCTGCTCGTGGCACTAGGGCAGGAGCACTACCTCTACCACTTGGACAAAG TGGACTCCAACGATGCACTGTATGGTGGTGACCCAAAGTTCCGGGCACAGTTGGAGCAGCTATGCACCAGCGTGCTAGACCAGCTGCTCGCACACCTGCGTGCCCTCGGGGAATCCGGG CATGTGGAGCGGCAAGCCCGATTGGCCCTGGAGCTTCTGCAGAGGATAGTGATTGGGGCGAACTTGGAGCGGCGCCCTCTCTTCTCCCTGGCGGTCAGTCTGTGGAGCCTGGCCCACCGAAATGCTGCCCTGGATCACCGCGCCTCG GTGCGCTGTCTGGAATTTGTCAAGAAGCGAGCCAGCAGGGCCGGAAACAAAGGTCCTTATGCCGAGCTAGCCACCAAGCTACAGATCCCTTCACCAGTCTGA
- the MED9 gene encoding mediator of RNA polymerase II transcription subunit 9 — MATIEEVSSEILHLIYDVIRSIEKDSHDPTQKRDSYDSAAKIQELRGKLQLCRDLINKLPGIELTREEQLRRVDALRRQLARKRELLVKYKSMCHFDMK, encoded by the exons ATGGCAACGATTGAAGAAGTGAGCAGCGAGATCTTGCACCTTATTTACGACGTTATCAGAAG TATCGAGAAGGACTCACATGACCCAACGCAAAAGCGGGATAGCTACGACAGTGCTGCCAAGATCCAGGAGCTGCGCGGCAAGCTGCAGCTGTGCCGCGACCTGATCAACAAGCTGCCGGGCATTGAGCTCACGCGCGAGGAGCAGCTGCGTCGGGTGGATGCACTGCGGCGCCAACTGGCACGAAAGCGCGAGCTGCTGGTCAAGTACAAAAGTATGTGCCACTTCGACATGAAGTAG
- the LOC129380086 gene encoding uncharacterized protein, with product MTRLFLHRLLQLRPMVWGITVTGRRYCRSYVRDHYFGFFRESGVYHRTVATTNAQLGPTAPEASALSALGDDHLVGAVLSCASSAGGGRAHALERECCRRVGHLAPELAIRVMDAWATGSPHCGGTYVRQLLRTVDLRQLPRPHLVHLIYLLALKKCSVPPDFASAVEHRLPEFKLEGDFRELAVLCSSLFKLKIRVSNDAFLHVVSQHTASALALCKDRFDILAALKFLRLCEHYSADVLKNLASYVAGHSRELVVTECAHMLAAFSSVAAYDRGTFDRLEDSVVSLLRVRSSIKGDSSKLHPSLRPRVKDVAKVLWTFAAVNHRAKNESLQTTVQFLEQNLTLNRDLYHVLDALQSLICLDCYPWGLIDRATSPSAERAVSLDGKKKATLRLAFVTASAQLMRGAPLTAMLPSNREQPPRRDSFGDLVAVFGERRLRASCLLPHIRIAGVAFAVCPQSLRVSPVLDVADVKRQTTPASNHKPRIVSVELLDDSVLVRNSGERLRGIMAAKVRQLRALGVFVIGVSPEEIVRLAALPDRRQWWDAFVRACALNEPPPAGFKTMLVSEPA from the coding sequence ATGACGAGGCTGTTCCTGCACCGCTTGCTACAACTGCGCCCTATGGTGTGGGGCATTACAGTCACAGGCCGCCGCTACTGCCGCAGCTACGTCAGAGACCACTACTTCGGCTTCTTTCGGGAAAGTGGTGTCTATCACCGGACCGTAGCGACAACCAATGCTCAGCTGGGACCTACAGCACCGGAGGCGTCTGCTCTCTCAGCCCTTGGCGACGACCATTTAGTCGGTGCTGTGCTGTCCTGTGCCTCTTCTGCAGGAGGAGGACGCGCACATGCCTTGGAAAGAGAGTGCTGCCGTAGAGTAGGTCACCTCGCACCTGAACTTGCGATTCGTGTTATGGATGCCTGGGCGACTGGTTCACCTCATTGCGGAGGCACCTACGTACGGCAGCTGTTGCGCACTGTTGACTTAAGGCAGCTGCCCCGGCCACATCTGGTTCATTTGATTTACCTTTTGGCTCTCAAGAAATGCAGTGTTCCACCTGACTTTGCGAGTGCTGTTGAACATCGACTGCCAGAGTTCAAGCTGGAAGGAGATTTCAGAGAATTGGCTGTGCTGTGTAGTAGTCTGTTCAAGTTAAAGATCAGGGTCTCCAATGATGCCTTTCTCCATGTCGTGTCTCAGCATACAGCCAGTGCATTGGCATTGTGCAAGGACAGGTTTGACATTCTAGCCGCGCTGAAATTCTTGCGACTTTGTGAGCATTACAGTGCCGACGTTCTCAAGAACCTGGCAAGTTACGTCGCTGGTCACAGCCGCGAACTAGTTGTCACGGAATGTGCTCACATGTTGGCTGCCTTCTCCAGCGTTGCTGCGTATGACAGAGGCACGTTTGACCGTCTCGAGGACAGTGTGGTTTCCTTACTTCGCGTACGTTCATCAATCAAAGGCGACTCGTCTAAGCTGCACCCTTCCTTGCGTCCAAGAGTGAAAGATGTGGCTAAGGTGCTGTGGACATTTGCAGCTGTAAACCATCGCGCCAAGAACGAGAGTTTGCAAACGACAGTCCAGTTTCTCGAGCAGAACCTTACGTTGAACAGAGATCTCTACCACGTGCTTGACGCCCTGCAATCTCTCATTTGTCTCGACTGCTACCCGTGGGGCCTCATTGACAGAGCGACTTCGCCCAGCGCAGAGCGCGCAGTCTCTCTCGATGGCAAGAAGAAAGCGACTCTGCGGCTGGCATTCGTCACAGCATCCGCACAGTTGATGAGGGGCGCTCCACTGACTGCGATGCTGCCCAGTAACAGAGAGCAACCCCCAAGACGTGACAGCTTTGGAGACCTAGTGGCCGTGTTTGGAGAACGTCGGCTGCGCGCCAGCTGCCTCTTGCCACACATCCGCATCGCCGGCGTGGCTTTTGCAGTGTGTCCACAGTCACTGCGCGTCAGCCCCGTGCTGGACGTGGCAGACGTGAAGCGACAGACGACGCCTGCCAGCAACCACAAGCCTCGCATCGTCAGCGTAGAGCTACTGGACGACAGCGTGTTGGTGCGAAACAGTGGGGAGCGCCTTCGCGGTATCATGGCAGCCAAAGTGCGCCAGCTTCGTGCGTTGGGTGTGTTTGTGATTGGCGTGTCACCAGAGGAGATCGTGCGTCTCGCTGCACTCCCAGACAGGCGGCAGTGGTGGGATgcctttgtgcgtgcgtgtgctctAAATGAACCTCCCCCTGCAGGCTTTAAAACCATGCTAGTGAGTGAACCTGCTTGA